In Firmicutes bacterium ASF500, a single genomic region encodes these proteins:
- the rimP gene encoding Ribosome maturation factor RimP: MAKVSDTVAALALPVVEEAGCMLWDVEYVKEAGAWFLRVYIDREGGVSIDDCEAVSRPLSDLLDEVDPIEGSYTFEVSSAGADRALKKPEHFAKYLGAEVEVKLYRPREGRKELVGTLKDYRDGDVVLESGGGETVLTRQEIALVKLYVRI; this comes from the coding sequence ATGGCAAAGGTGAGCGACACTGTGGCGGCTCTGGCCCTTCCCGTGGTGGAGGAGGCCGGCTGTATGCTGTGGGACGTGGAATATGTAAAGGAAGCGGGGGCCTGGTTCCTTCGGGTCTATATCGACAGGGAGGGCGGCGTGTCCATCGACGACTGCGAGGCCGTCTCCCGCCCTCTGTCCGACCTGCTGGACGAGGTCGACCCCATCGAGGGCAGCTATACCTTTGAGGTGTCCTCCGCCGGGGCCGACCGGGCGCTGAAAAAGCCAGAGCATTTTGCCAAATACCTGGGGGCGGAGGTGGAGGTCAAGCTCTACCGCCCCAGAGAGGGCCGCAAGGAGCTGGTGGGCACGCTGAAGGACTACCGGGACGGAGACGTTGTTCTGGAGTCCGGCGGCGGTGAGACCGTCTTGACCAGGCAGGAGATCGCCCTGGTCAAGCTTTACGTCAGAATCTAA
- the nusA gene encoding Transcription termination/antitermination protein NusA: protein MAKRVTKKNVNSGEMDSKEFFEAIHQIEQEKGIKPGYMLEKVTQALLSAYRRDHEGVGDNLVMEADEEAGTVRLFLKKEIVEEVDNPYTEISLEEVRRSLPQAELGDVVRLEVKTKVFGRVAAQTARQVIIQGIREAEQGMIYDEFSTKEHELLTGTVTRIDPRNGAVTLRLHSGSEFTDAYLGVGEQVKGERYMEGQRVKVYVVEVRRATKGPQVLISRTHPGLVKRLFELEVPEVYDGTVEIRSVAREAGSRTKMAVWASEPNVDPIGACVGPRGQRVNTIVEELKGEKIDIIRWSEDPAEYIAAALSPADVISVEELPAQGDARSCRVVVPDDQLSLAIGKEGQNARLAAKLTGYKIDIKPASAPLEPIEDLIAQAEADAAEEALEAAMAEAEENGEISEE, encoded by the coding sequence GTGGCAAAACGAGTGACAAAGAAAAACGTCAACAGCGGCGAGATGGACAGCAAGGAGTTTTTCGAGGCCATCCATCAGATCGAGCAGGAGAAGGGCATCAAGCCCGGCTATATGCTGGAGAAGGTGACCCAGGCGCTGCTGTCCGCCTACCGCAGGGATCACGAGGGCGTGGGGGACAATCTGGTGATGGAGGCCGACGAGGAGGCCGGCACCGTCCGGCTGTTTCTGAAAAAGGAGATCGTGGAGGAGGTTGACAACCCCTACACGGAGATCAGCCTGGAGGAGGTCCGCAGAAGCCTGCCCCAGGCGGAGCTGGGGGATGTGGTGCGCCTGGAGGTCAAGACCAAGGTCTTTGGCCGCGTTGCCGCCCAGACCGCCCGCCAGGTCATCATCCAGGGCATCCGCGAGGCGGAGCAAGGGATGATCTATGACGAGTTCTCCACCAAGGAGCACGAGCTGCTCACCGGCACGGTGACCCGCATTGACCCCCGGAACGGGGCGGTGACCCTGCGCCTGCACTCCGGCTCGGAGTTTACCGACGCCTACCTGGGCGTGGGCGAGCAGGTCAAGGGCGAGCGCTATATGGAAGGCCAGCGGGTCAAGGTCTATGTGGTGGAGGTTCGCCGGGCCACCAAGGGGCCCCAGGTCCTCATCTCCCGGACCCACCCCGGCCTGGTGAAGCGGCTGTTTGAGCTGGAGGTCCCCGAGGTCTACGACGGCACGGTGGAGATCCGCTCGGTGGCCCGGGAGGCCGGCTCCCGCACCAAGATGGCCGTCTGGGCCTCGGAGCCCAACGTGGACCCCATCGGCGCCTGCGTGGGCCCCCGGGGCCAGCGGGTGAACACCATCGTGGAGGAGCTCAAGGGCGAGAAGATCGACATCATCCGCTGGTCCGAGGACCCGGCGGAGTATATCGCCGCCGCCCTGTCCCCCGCCGACGTGATCTCGGTGGAGGAGCTGCCCGCCCAGGGTGACGCCCGGAGCTGCCGGGTGGTGGTCCCTGACGACCAGCTCTCCCTGGCCATCGGCAAGGAGGGCCAGAACGCCCGCCTGGCCGCCAAGCTCACCGGCTATAAGATCGACATCAAGCCCGCCTCCGCCCCCCTGGAGCCCATCGAGGACCTGATCGCTCAGGCCGAGGCCGACGCCGCCGAGGAGGCCCTGGAGGCCGCCATGGCCGAGGCGGAGGAGAATGGGGAGATTTCCGAGGAGTAA